One Pleuronectes platessa chromosome 20, fPlePla1.1, whole genome shotgun sequence DNA window includes the following coding sequences:
- the sox17 gene encoding transcription factor SOX-17 encodes MSSPDAGYASDDQTQARCAMSVMMPGMGHCQWADPLSPLGDAKVKSEPCASGSGSQNRGKTEPRIRRPMNAFMVWAKDERKRLAQQNPDLHNAELSKMLGKSWKALPVTEKQPFVEEAERLRVQHMQDHPNYKYRPRRRKQVKRIKRLDPGFLVHGVVDHQAGGMPGDGRVCVDSLGLGYHEHGFQLPPQQLSHYREALGGPSYDNYSLPTPDTSPLDAVESDSMFFPQHSQEDCHMIPAYAYHSQAAEYQHQEAHSNHHGNSVLHRHSASAPEQPASLPPSYMGCPNPLAMYYTQHCSPSHAKRHPGGAGQLSPPPDSHPHSADSVEQMHHSELLAEVDRSEFEQYLSSSSARADMTGLAYVPHEAGMQGPESLISSVLSDASTAVYYCSYNNS; translated from the exons ATGAGCAGTCCCGATGCGGGTTACGCCAGCGACGATCAGACCCAGGCAAGGTGTGCGATGTCAGTCATGATGCCGGGAATGGGACACTGTCAGTGGGCCGACCCCCTCAGTCCTCTCGGGGACGCCAAGGTGAAGAGCGAGCCGTGCGCGTCCGGCTCCGGCAGCCAGAACCGCGGCAAGACCGAGCCGCGGATCCGACGGCCCATGAACGCGTTCATGGTCTGGGCGAAGGATGAGCGCAAGAGGCTGGCGCAGCAGAACCCGGACCTGCACAACGCGGAGCTGAGCAAAATGTTGG GGAAATCATGGAAAGCCCTTCCTGTCACAGAAAAGCAGCCCTTTGTGGAGGAGGCCGAGCGGCTGCGGGTTCAGCACATGCAGGATCACCCCAACTACAAGTACAGGCCCCGGCGGCGGAAGCAGGTGAAGAGGATTAAGAGGCTGGACCCCGGCTTTCTGGTCCATGGCGTGGTCGACCACCAGGCCGGGGGGATGCCCGGCGACGGCAGGGTGTGTGTGGACAGCCTGGGCCTGGGCTACCACGAGCACGGCTTCCAGCTTCCTCCACAGCAGCTCAGTCACTACCGGGAGGCCCTCGGGGGCCCCTCTTATGACAACTACAGCCTCCCCACACCTGACACCTCTCCTCTGGACGCCGTGGAGTCAGACTCCATGTTCTTCCCTCAACACTCACAAGAGGACTGCCACATGATACCTGCCTACGCTTACCACTCCCAGGCGGCAGAGTACCAGCACCAGGAGGCCCACTCCAACCACCACGGCAACTCCGTCCTGCACCGACACTCTGCCTCGGCTCCAGAGCAGCCGgcctctctccccccttcctACATGGGATGCCCCAACCCTCTGGCCATGTATTACACCCAGCACTGCAGTCCCAGCCACGCGAAACGGCATCCTGGGGGGGCAGGAcagctctcccctcctcctgacTCTCACCCCCACTCGGCAGACAGCGTGGAGCAGATGCACCACTCGGAGCTGCTGGCTGAGGTGGACCGCAGCGAGTTCGAGCAGTATTTGAGTTCCTCCTCAGCGCGTGCGGACATGACAGGCCTGGCCTATGTGCCGCACGAGGCTGGCATGCAGGGGCCTGAGAGCCTCATATCATCGGTGCTGTCAGACGCCAGCACAGCTGTGTATTACTGTAGCTACAACAACTCCTAA